The following coding sequences are from one Cygnus olor isolate bCygOlo1 chromosome 2, bCygOlo1.pri.v2, whole genome shotgun sequence window:
- the SEC61B gene encoding protein transport protein Sec61 subunit beta gives MPGPSPSATNVGTSGRSPSKAVAPRAAGSTVRQRKNASCGTRSAGRATSTGTGGMWRFYTEDSPGLKVGPVPVLVMSLLFIASVFMLHIWGKYTRS, from the exons ATG CCCgggcccagccccagcgccaCCAACGTGGGCACCTCCGGCCGCTCGCCCAGCAAAGCCGTGgccccccgcgccgccggcTCCACCGTCAGGCAGAG GAAGAATGCCAGCTGCGGGACCAGGAGCGCAGGCCGTGCCACGTCCACGGGGACCGGCGGGATGTGGCGCTTCTACACCGAGGACTCGCCGGGCCTCAAAGT tggGCCTGTTCCAGTTTTGGTCATGAGTcttctttttattgcttctgtATTTATGCTGCACATCTGGGGTAAATATACTCGTTCATAG
- the ALG2 gene encoding alpha-1,3/1,6-mannosyltransferase ALG2 — MAEREGEEGGGGAPSVLFLHPDLGLGGAERLVVDAALALQARGCRVQVWTARYEPERCFAETRGLAVRRAGGWLPRSLWGRGHAVCAALRMAFVALYVLLLSGERVDVFVCDQVSACIPILRLARTRKKVLFYCHFPDQLLTKRESFLKRIYRIPLDWLEEYTTGMADCIVVNSNFTANVFKETFKSLSHINPDVLYPSLNIDSFETIVPVDIAELIPKKKKFLFLSINRYERKKNLALALEALHELQGRLDSHDWNEVHLVMAGGYDKAVLENVEHYEELRSIATKLNINDHVTFLRSFSDEQKISLLSNSVCVLYTPSNEHFGIVPLEAMYMRCPVIAVNSGGPLESILNNVTGFLCDPLPTQFAEAMEKIVRDPLLKDAMGAAGRVRVMEKFSSGAFSEQLYQYICRLTQ; from the exons ATGGCGGAGCGGGAgggtgaggagggaggggggggggctccgTCCGTGCTCTTCCTGCACCCGGACCTGGGGCTGGGCGGCGCGGAGCGGCTGGTGGTGGACGCGGCGCTGGCGCTGCAGGCGCGGGGCTGCCGGGTGCAGGTGTGGACGGCTCGCTACGAGCCCGAGCGCTGCTTCGCCGAGACGCGGGGGCTGGCGGTGCGCCGCGCCGGGGGGTGGCTGCCGCGCAGCCTGTGGGGCCGCGGGCACGCCGTGTGCGCCGCGCTCCGCATGGCCTTCGTGGCGCTCTACGTGCTGCTGCTCAGCGGGGAGCGCGTCGACGTCTTCGTCTGCGACCAG GTGTCCGCCTGCATTCCTATTCTTAGGCTGGCCAGAACCCGaaagaaggttttgttttactgcCACTTCCCTGATCAGCTTCTGACCAAGAGAGAGTCGTTCCTGAAGCGAATCTACAGGATACCGCTTGACTGGCTGGAGGAGTACACGACTGGCATGGCAGACTGTATCGTTGTGAACAGCAACTTCACTGCTAACGTGTTCAAGGAAACGTTCAAGTCCTTATCTCACATAAACCCAGATGTCCTCTATCCGTCGCTCAACATCGATAGCTTTGAAACGATAGTTCCTGTAGACATAGCTGAGCTGattcctaaaaagaaaaagttcttatttctttccattaataggtatgagagaaaaaagaatttagCATTGGCTCTTGAAGCTTTGCATGAGCTTCAAGGAAGACTTGACTCTCATGACTGGAATGAAGTTCATTTGGTTATGGCAGGTGGCTATGATAAAGCAGTTCTGGAAAATGTGGAACACTATGAAGAGCTAAGGAGCATTGCAACTAAGCTTAACATTAATGACCATGTCACTTTTCTGAGATCGTTCTCAGATGAAcagaaaatctctcttcttAGTAACTCTGTGTGCGTGCTTTATACACCTAGTAATGAACATTTTGGCATTGTTCCTTTGGAGGCAATGTACATGAGATGTCCAGTTATAGCAGTTAATTCAGGTGGTCCTTTAGAATCCATCTTAAATAATGTTACTGGATTTTTGTGTGATCCTCTGCCGACACAATTTGCTGAGGCCATGGAAAAGATTGTGAGAGATCCTCTCTTAAAGGACGCAatgggagcagctgggagagtcaGAGTTATGGAAAAATTTTCCTCGGGAGCATTCTCAGAACAGCTGTACCAATACATATGCAGATTAACACAATAA